In the genome of Campylobacter avium LMG 24591, the window GTTTTTGACAAGCTTTGATATGGATTTTATCTCAAAAAACCCGAGTTTAGAGCAAGAATTTATAGATGATTTAACGAAAATAAAAGCTTTTTTGTGAAACAATTATGATTTTTAAAGGATTGTTTATGCTTAGATTTATTTTTTTATCTTTATTTGTAGCATTGTTTAGTGCTTGTTCGGTCAAAACCACTACGAAAATTGATACAGTTATAGTCCCTGAGGATATCATTACGCAAAGTTCTAAGGAAAAACTAGCCATAATAATACCGGAAAAAGTCTTGCGTTCTTACACTAAAATAATTGTAAATTCAGCCTTAGCGTATAATTTAAGACAAGAAAGCAACTTGCATGTTGAGGTTTTTTTAATAGGCACAGAGGATGAAAGAACTATCATACAAAAACTAAGACAAATAGAGTCTTTAGGATACAGATTTGCCATAGCAGCATTTACCCTAAAAGGCTTAAACGCTCTTGAAAAAGCGGATACAAATATGTATTTTTATATACCTACCATACATAAGAATTTCACAAATACAAGCAATGATAAAATTTATTTTGGTAGCATAGATTACAAAAACCAGCTAAGCACCTTGTTAAAAATTTCAAATTCCTCAAATATAGCTAGTTTTTATGATAATTCAGCCCTTTCTACAAGCCTAAATTCAAGCCTACTAGAGCAAGTTCCAAACGCTAGAACATACAAGATAGAGGATAAAAAGATAAATTTTAAAAATATCTTATTCTCAAAAGGTTCTTTAAACGGTGCAAATATATTTTTAAACACGCCTATAGTAGAAAGTGCGATAATAAGCTCACAACTAAGAGTGCACAAAACAAATGCGAACAAGCTTTTAGCTACGCAGATTGGCTACAACCCTACCCTACTTAGCCTAACTCAAATCAACGATAGAGCAAATCTTTACATAGCAAATTCAATCTCAAATGATGATGAGGCTTTATCCTACCTAAATGAGCTTTTAGAACAAAGCATAGATTATAATTGGGTGGCTTATGCAAGTAGTGTGGGCATTGACTTTTTCTATACTAATTTTATGAATACAAGTGCAAAAAGTTTATTTGACGAAAAGATAGAGGATAATCAAGTCGTATACGATGTTAAGATTATGAGAGCCTTAGGCTTAGGATTTAGCGAAAACTGAGGCAAAAGCCTTTTTTATATCCTCGCTCATTGCAGCAGCCTTGGAGTTTTTCACGAAAACTAAAGTAAAATTGGCCTCAAATATCTTTTCGCTATCCTTAAAAATCTCTTGTTTCAAGATAAGCGAGGCCTTTTTAAGCTCAACTAAATAGCTTTTTACTTCCAAAACATCGCCTAATTTTGCAGATTTTAAAAACTTACATTCTGCTTTAGACACTAAAAAATGCCCCTTATCTTTATCAAAAATTTCTGGCATTTTGTCAAAAAAGGCTTCTGACCTTACCCTTTCGCAGAAATTTAAATACCTGCTATGATAAACCACGCCTCCAGCGTCCGTATCCTCGTAATACACTCTTATTTTCATAGACTTAAATCCAATTATCTGCTTAAATTTGTATCGTTTAAAAGATCTTTATAAGCCTTGCAAGCATCCGCAAGACCTAAATCGCAAGATATACCAAAATTCCTTTTAGCCGCGCTTCTATCCTTTTTTTCATTAAGATAAAAATCAGCCAAGACAAGGCAAGCTTGCGCGTCTTTTAAGTCGCAAGCCTTTGTATAGGCTCTTTGCGCCTGAGCTTTATCCTGTCTTACTAAATCGCCATTTGCATACAAAAGCCCCATGCTAAGACAAGAGCTAGCATCATCTAAGTCACAAGCTCTTTTATGAAACTCAAGGGCTAATTCCCCATCCTTTTTCCTCTCATAAAATGTAGCCAAAGTCTTGCAAGCATTGCTGTGCTGCAAAGAGCAAGCCTTGTAAAAATTTAAACTAGAATTTTTTGTATCTGCCTTAGAATCTAAAAGTAAGGCTAGGTTAAAACAAGCATTAGAAAGCTTTGCATTACAAGCTTTATCATAATAAGACATGGCCAAATCATCATTTTTACTAAGTCCTTGAGCATTTTCATACATATAGCCCAGCAAAAAACAAGATTTAGCGCTTGCTTTATCCTCGCATAAAAAAGTTAAAAGAGGTACGGCCTTACTATAATTTTCAGAATTATAATACCCAAGGGCTGTATCAAAATCATTAGCAAAAGAAAAGATAAAAGATAAAAGATAAATGCAAAGAATTTTTTTCATAACAAGCTCCCAAAATCATTTCTTACACTCAAAAGCCATTGTTTGCGTTTGGAATTTTCAGCTTTTTTGTCCTTTATGATATCAAGTTTTTGTAAAATTAAAGCTTTAAAATTTTGTATATATTCTTTATAAATTTTTAGCATAACAGGCTTATTTATAAGCAAGGTTTCAAATTCATGAACATTAAGCTCTGTTAAAACCCTTTCATAAATTTCATTTAAGCTTGGATAATAAAGGCTAAATTCAGTACTATCAAGCTCGTACAAGCTCTTGCTTGCGTTTATCTTTCTGCTGAAAAAGGCAAGGCTTAATTTTGTAGCGTTTTCGTAGTTTGCAAAGGCCTTTAAATTCAGCTTTTCAAAAAACAAATCAAGCTCTAATAATCCCTTAAAAAGCTCATCTTTAAAATCCTTTGCAAAGAGTTGATTAAGTGATGAGGCAAAGCTTTGCAAGGTTGAAAATATTGCATCGCTTTGCAAGATTGAGTTTGGCTGTATATTTGTATATCTTGAGGAAAAAAGCAAAAGCTTCTCATCCAAAAAGCTAAAAATTTGATTAAATTCATCTTTGCAGCGATTAAAATCATCATTGATAGCCTTTTTCATCTTTTTAAATTCTTTACTTAAAACATCACTATTATAAAACATGGCCAAAAAGGCATCATCGCTTGAAATAAACGCTAAATTATACTCGTGCTTAGCAAAGCAATTTTTATGCAGCAAAGAGCTTTTTTCTTTATAATAATAAGCCTTTTTTTCTTTTATATTGGCTAGAATTTGCTTTGAAATTTTCTCAGCCACGGTCTTTAAATTTAATAAAATTTGTTGATTTAGTATGGAAATTTTTTCCTCTAAATGCTTATGATTTGAGCTTAAAAAACTTTCAAAATCACTTAAAATAAGCTCTAGGCTATCATAAATATTATCTAAGAAAACAAATTGCTCATCTAAAATTTGCAAAAGCTTGTTTAATCTTGTTTTTATGTAGCTTTTTTTAAGACTTCGTTCATCCAAATTTTCTAAAAAATCAAGCAAGGCTTTAAAATTTGATTTCTCATAAGTGCTTTTATCTTTAGCCTCTTTGCATGAAATAGCAATGATTTGCGAAAAATACTTAGAAAAAACCTCTTTGCTATAATGCATAATCCTTTGCAAATCCTCATCGTTTAATCTATCTTTTTGATTTAAAACACAAATACTTTTATCAGAAAAAAGCTCTAAATTTGCCTTTATGCTATCTTCTTCGCTTTTTTTGCCAGCATTGTCTATTAAAGATAGCCATATCAGTGCATGAAAAGACGATAATTCATCAAAAGTGCTAAGGCTGTCAAGCTCATTTGCATTAAGCCCCGGAGTATCAACCAAAGTAAGCTTTTTTAAGAGTTTTATAGGCGCAAAAACATGCAAGGACTTAGCTTCTTTGGTATCGCTTAGTCTTTGGTCTGTAAATTTGTGAATTTCATCAATGTTTAGCAATTCATCACTGCCATCCATATACTCAACCCTTAAGCAGTAAGTATCAGCATATCTTAAAAAAGTAGGCTTAAACGTAACTGGCACAAGCCCTGTAGATAAAATATCTCTTTGAAGGATTAAATTTAACAAACTTGACTTGCCGCTTGAGAACTGCCCCACAACGCCTACTTTTATATTTTGCGAAAGTGAAGCTAATAATAAATCAAGTTCTTTTTTAAAGGCTGAGCTAAGATGCATAAAAGGTTCATTTAACCTAGTAAAAATGGCTTGTAGCTGCCCTTGCAAGCTGTCATCAAAGCTTTGATTGTATCTTTGATTATAAGAACTTATAAAGCTAACAACGGTTTCAATTCTCATAAAAGCTCTCTTTCTAAAGCATTAAGCAGGTCTAAATTTTGCAAATTTTGCTCTAAAATTCTTTGACTTTGTTCTATTTTATCTGCACCGTCAAAGGAAGTTAAGGTTTTTAGCTTTAGCTCTTGGGTGCTTTCATAAGCTTTTAATTTTGAATTAATAAACTGCACAAAGTCTTTATTTAGCTCAAAATTTTCTAATAAATTTTTAAAATCAAAACTCTTAAAAGCCTCTTTTATCTTATCCTCAAGCTTTAAATTGTCTTTTTCTTTAAAAGCCTTTTCTAAATCCATACGAAAAGCAAAATAATTTTGCGAAGAAAGTATTTCTTCTACATTTTGATTTAAATTTTCTTTAAAATTTTCGTATTTATCCTCTAAATTTGCGTCTAAAAATTTGTATTTTAAAGCCAAATTTGCCAAAAGCTCTTCTGTTTTTTTCAAATTCTTAAATTTAAGCTCTCTAAAAAGGTCTAAAAGCCCGTCTTTAAAGGTGGTATCTAGGATGCTTAACATCCTTTGCATGGATATATTTTGCCTCTTATTTAGACAGTAATTCATCTCATCGCTTAATTTTTGAGTGATTTTTTGAACAAGCAAAAACAAAGAATTATCAAGGCCTGCAAGATTATCCTCCAAGCCCTCTAGTTGTTTTTGTATATCAAGCTTAGCCTCTTTTAAAGCCTTTTCCTCTTGTCTTAATTCATTTAAAAGCTTTGCGTTATCATAATCAAGGCTATTAATCTTAGTTTTCAACAAGGTATTTTCAAGCTCTATTTGCTCTTTTACGCTTTTGTTTATTAGATAAAGTTCTTTTTTATATGATTTTAAGATAAGCGAACTTTTAGTGGATGAAAAAAGGTGATTTAAAAGATAATTTTCTAGCTTTGCAAAAGAACTTTTTTCAAAGTCTTCTTTGCTAGCTTCGCCCTTATAATAAGCGTTTGCCAATTTAGAGCTAATAGCTAAAAATTCAACTTTTTCAACCAAAAATTCACTTAAATTATGCTCTTTTAAACGCTTTTTTAAAGTATTTTTTGTGTAATTTACAACCTCTTTTAAATTCTCATCATCCACCAAATCAGCCTTTGTAATCAAAAGCAAGATAGAGCTATTGCGAGAATTTGAAATGGCATTAAGCAAAAAATCGCTATCTTTTTGACTAAGACTTTGCGAGGCATTCATAAGGTGGATTAAAAAATCACTTTTTTTCACAAAGTCACTAGTTACAAGCTCTCTTTGCACAAAAACATCATCAAGCCCCGGTGTATCCACTATTTCTATGCCATCTTTTAAAAAGTCTAGCGGGTAAAATAATTCTATCTTTTTAATCAGTGCTGAAATTTGATTTTTAGCCGAGCTAAAATTTTTAAGCTCTTGTAAAGAAATATCCTTTATCACAGCCTCATCTTTTATATAAAGCTTGCTTTCTTCTTGTAAAAAATCACTTAAAGCCAAGCTTGAAAGTATGCTTTGCCATTCTTTTTTACTCCAAAAATAAATCCTAGCCCTACTCTTTTCATCATATTTTAAAACAGTCAAATTCGCTGTTTCTGGTATGTTTGATACGCCTAAAATTTCATTTTTTAAAAGAGCATTTAGCATACTTGACTTGCCAGCATTCATAACCCCTGTTATGGCCACTACAAAATGAGTATTTGTAAATTTATCTTTTGCTAGTTTTAATCTTTGTTTTATATTTTCGTCTTTGCTTAAAAGTGCTAATTTTTCATTTATTTTATTTAGTTCGTTAAAACTTGAGTTAAATTCCGTCTTTTTATCATAAGTCTTGGTTTGCAAAGCTTTTAAAAAAGATATCATATCATCTTGTTTTGATAAATTTTTTAAAAGCTCTAAGGCCTTAATAATGTCGTCTTTTAAGAAAAACCCAGCTTTTATTGAATTTATAGACATCACCTGTGCAAGTTGTATAGAGTAAATGTCAGCTCTTAAATCTATCTTGCTTAGTAAAAATTCAAAGTCTTTTAAACTTAAGTATCTTTCGTAATTTTCAGCATTTGCACTTAAAAGTATGGCAAGTTCTGATGCATCAAGCAAGGAAGTATCGTTAAAATTTGAAGATAAATCAAGATACAGTAAGTGTTTTTTCCATATCTTTTGTAGAATTTCAAGCATAAATCCCCTTTAAAAAGGGGATTTTTTTACTTATCTTTTTGTGCGACAAGTTGTCTTCTCATATAAGCTATCTTGCTTTGTAAAGGCAAATCTTTTGGACAATTATCTTCACAGGCAAGCAAAGACATACAACCAAATACACCGTCATCATCTCCTACAAGCTCATAAAAATCCTCGACAGTTCTATGATCGTGCGGATCTTGTAAATATCTAGCTGTTCTTAAAAGACCGGTTGCACCTATGAAATTTGGTCTCATTAGCTTTGTAGCACAAGAAGCAAGGCAAATTCCACATTCTATACATCTATCAAGTTCAAAGGTTTCCTCAGCTACTTCTGGTTCTATCCTTTCTTCTATCTTAGATATATCGGTTTCTTTTTCATTATGCACCCAGCTTTCAACCCTTTTACACATACCCTCAAACCACTCTCCTGTATTTACACTTAAGTCCTTTATGTGCTTAAAGGCTGGCATAGGCATAAGCTCTATAACTCCGTCAGCATAGTCTTTTGTAAGTGTTTTACAAGCTAGTTTTGGCACTCCATTTATCATCATGGCACAGCTTCCACAAATTCCTGCCCTACAAACAAAGTCAAAGCTTAAATCAGCGTCCATTTTTTCGCGTATCAAAGTAAGACATACAAAGACCGTCATAAAAGGAGTTTCCTCAAGCTCATAGCTAACAAAATGAGGTTTTGAAATTTTGCTTAAAGGATTATATTTTAAAGCTCTTATGGTTAGTTTTCTACTCATAATTAACTCCTATTCTTTGATTTAAAGCTTTGTATTTTGGTTGTAATTCGTAAGGCATTAAAGCGTGTTGAATTTCGTGTCTTGATTTGCCTTCAGCTTCCATTTTTTCCCTTATAGCATCAACTTCAGCTTGTCTTTTTTCGCTTAGTGGATTTTCGATTATATTACCTTTTGCACCGTATCCTCTAAAGGCTGGTGGCATTTCCATTTTCATAATATCAAGCTCATCATACTCAACCTTTGGCAAGGTCTCGCCCTCTACCCAGTAAGTAAGAGTTCTTTTCATCCAGTTTAAATCATCCCTTTTTGGATAGTCCTCTCTGTAGTGAGCACCTCTGCTTTCTGTTCTTAAAAGTGCGCCATAAGCTACGCAAAGTGCAACTTTTAGCATTCTAGGCACTCTGTAAGCTTCTTCAAGCTCTGGATTTGCTGCAGCTATGTCTTTGCTATGTACTTTTATGTCAAGGGATTTTTTATAAAGCTCCTCAAGCTCATCAACCGCTTCTTTTAAGCCCTCTCCTGTTCTAAAGATAGCTACCTTATCCCACATAATCTCTTTCATTCTGTTTTTTATCTCAAAGACAGAGTGTTTGCCCTCTTTTTCGACTAAGGATTTTAGATATTCATACTCTTTACTTAAGAATTTTTTAACCAAATCTGTATCTATAGCTTCGCCATTGTTTTTGCAATAATCAGCAAAATAATCACCCACTATCATACCAGCCACAACTGTTTCAGCACAGGAATTTCCACCCAAGCGGTTAAAGCCGTGCATATCCCAGCAAGCTGCTTCCCCGCAAGCAAAGAGCCCATTTAGCCACTGAGACTCACCTGTTGGCTTTGTGCGAATTCCACCCATTGAGTAGTGTTGCATAGGCAATACCGGTGCCCAGCCCTTAGGTCCCTCATCGGCAGGATCTATGCCATTAAAAGTTTTGCATATATCTTGCACATCTCTTAGGTTTTTTTCTATATGAGCTCTTCCAAGTATGGATATATCAAGCCACAAGTGATCTCCATAAGGGCTTTTTACTCCTTTTCCCTTTCTTATATGTTCCATCATTCTGCGACTTACTACATCTCTACTTGCAAGCTCTTTCTTTTCTGGCTCGTAATCAGGCATAAAGCGGTATCCATCAACATCGCGTAAAATTCCGCCATCTCCTCTACAGCCCTCAGTTAGTAAGATCCCGCTTGGTACTATAGGAGTTGGGTGAAACTGCACTGCTTCCATATTTGATAATCTACAAAGCCCGGTTTCAAGTGCTATAGCAGCACCGGTTCCCTCGCAAATGACTGCGTTTGTGGTTTGCTTATAAATTCTACCATATCCACCTGTAGCTATCATAGTTCCTCTAGCAACAAAGGCTGTTAATTCTCCATTTGTAAGGTCCCTTGCTATAACTCCTATGCACCTTTTACCATCGTGCATAATCCTCACAGCTTCCATTCTATCTATGATCTTAACCTCGTGTTTTATGGCTTCATTTGCAACCCCATAAAGCATACAGTGCCCGGTTGCATCAGCTATATAACAGGTTCTCCATTTTTTAGTTCCGCCAAAATCCCTAGCATTTATTAGTCCGTGTGCTTCTTCTTTTTCTTCTATAACTGTTTTTTGAGCATTGATTACAACAGTTCTAGGACCTTTTGTAACTCTAGTCCAAGGAACACCCCAAGCTGCAAGCTCACGCACAGCTTTTGGAGCAGTTTGAGCAAACATTCTTGCTACTTCTTGATCACAGCCCCAGTCAGAACCTTTTACTGTATCAGCAAAATGTAGGTCTTCATTATCCCCATCTCCTTTTGCACCATTACCTAAACTTGCTTGCATACCGCCTTGAACAGCCGCAGAGTGCGATCTTTTTACGGGACAAATACTTAGCAATGTAACGCTTTGTCCGCTTTTAGCTACTTCAATAGCAGCTCTAAGCCCAGCTAAGCCACCGCCTATTACTAAACCGTCGCTATATTTAATATTCATATCACTCACCTCTTAACGCATATATGTAGGAATATATCGGCTTCCTACTTCGTGATCGCTCATGCCAACTTTTATGTAAGCTGCCATAGTTAAAAGCCCTAGGGCTATGAAAAATACGCTTATTATCCATTTTAATTTTTTAAGAGTTTTTCTACTAGCCTTTGCATTTTTGCCCTCAAACCAACCCCATTTAACACATAGTCTATAAAGACCTATTCCTCCGTGTAATTCAACTGCAAAAAGAAGGATTAGATAAAAAGGCCACATTTGAAGCATTCTCTCACCTGAGCCGTAAGGATCTATGGTGTGAGCTTGAAAAAACATCATACCCAAGTGGTAGGAGGCAAAGAAAAACATTATAAACCCTGTCGCTGCTTGTGTGAACCATAAACTTGTATCGCCATGCTTTATAGTTTTCGCGTGAGTTCTAAAAAGCTGCCACTGCCTGTAATTTATAGGGAATTTTCTCATAGCAAGCGCTGCATGTACCACAAATACAACAAAAACTATGAAAACTATAATAGAAACTACCCAAGGCTGTGGTGTTCCAAAGATAAAACTACCCTCGAACATCTTTGATATACTATACATAAAATCATTGCTAATTAAAATACTAGCAACAAAAAACATATGTCCCCACATAAATAGTCCTAAAAAAAGACCTGTAGCACTTTGGATAAAATCAAGCTTTGCGGGCAATTTGCTTTTCTTACCCTCAAGGCTTTTTCCAAAGTAGCCTTCAATGATTTGACTCATTGCCACTCCTTGAAAAAAGTTAGATAAACAGCTTAGATTATATTTTTTATACACTTAAATTGTTTTTAAAAATTAAATTTTATATAAACAAAGGGTAAAAAATTGTTTATTTTTTATAAAATTTTGAATTTTGGTATTGAAAAAAAAAAAAAACGATTTATAATTTCGAACTAGCTTTTTTCATAGCCTAAACTTAAGTATGGAAATTTAGTACCTTTCCTAAGAATTTGTATCTTAAATGTGGAAATCTAAGAAAACAAAGCACCTTTAAAGTGGCTTGAGAATAGCTAGGCCTTTCTTTTAAGTCTAAGATAAGAAAAGATTGAAAAAGATAAAAACACTAAAACAAGGCTTAAAATTTGCCCCATAGTAAGCCCAAAGCTTAAAAAACCTATGTGTGCGTCGGGTTCTCTGTAAAACTCGCATAAAAAACGCGCCAGCGAATAAAAGGCTATGTAAAGTATGATTAACTCACCTTTGAATTTTTGAAATTTCCTTGCTATAAAGATTAAGATAAAGACACAAATTCCCTCAAAAAACGCTTCATAAAGCTGGGAGGGATGTCTTAATACTCCATTTACATAAATGCCCCAAGGCACATCAGTAGCGCGTCCAAAAAGCTCTTGATTTAAGAAATTTCCTATCCTACCAAATGTATAAGCAAGCGGCACCGAAAGAGCCGTTAAATCAAGATATTCCCATAAATTTGCCTTATATTTTTTACAAAATAAAATACTAGCTATGAAAAAGCCTATAACAGCGCCGTGAAAGCTCATGCCGCGAATTCCTACGAATTCTCCTTGGGCGTTAAAAGGGTTAAAAATTTGCCAAGGATGGCTTAAATACCACAGGGTATTATCATCATAAATTAAAATATAGCCTAGTCTTGCACCTAAGATAACGCCTATTTCAACCCATATAAAATAAGAATCAAGCATTAAAGAGTTCATAGAAAAATTGTATTTTTTAGCAAAATATTTACCTATGAAAAGCCCGGAAAAAAGGGCTAAGATATACATCAAACTATACCAATAAATATTAAAACCAAAGATAGAAAAAGCTACCACATCAAAAGAGGAGTAGATATTTTGCCAAGCATTCATTTTAAGCCCTTCTTTTAAAACGAAAAATATAACAAATAAAGCTTAATCAAAATTTGATAAAGTTAAAAGTTATTTTAAAATAAACTTAAACTCTTTCATTATAAGAGATGGATGTTTAAATTTTTAATATAAATGTGTTACTTTTTTACACTGTGTATCTTAAAAATTTGAAAAAATTTCTAAGCAACTTTTAATCTTATTTGCCATTTATTTACTATTTTTCTAAGTTAAAATTCGGCAAAAGACCTAAAATATAAACTTTAAAAAGACTTTTCGTTTTTTTTGTATATACTTTTTCCTTTATTTCAATATCTTTGTAAGTTTTGAATTTTAGCTTTTTGTATTTTAAGGAGATATTTATGTTTATAAAAAAACTATGTAAAAAAGTAGTATTAATAACTCAACAAAAAGCATAGCAAATTCAAACTCAGCAATCTCATCTCAACAACAAATAATAAATCTAGCTAATGAAGCAGCTATAAATGCAAGAATGGTTTATCTTAAAAATCCTTATAAAAGTGATGAAGAAAAGATGGGTAATATGGCATATGATGAAGCAGGAAGGACATATGCTACTTTTATAAATAATACAGATAATGGTTTATGGGCAAATTTCTTTGGTGGTAAAAATATACTTAATAGTAATTCTGCTTCTGTATTAGGAGGAAGTTTAGGACTTGATAAAAGAATATCTGATGATAGCTTACTAGGACTTTATCTAACATATGCAGATGTAAATTTAAAAGATAGTATTATAAATGAAGAGGGAAAATCATATCAATTAGGACTATATTATAATAAAAACTTTGCTAATAATATGGAACTTGATTTAAAAGCAAATTTTGGTTTTAATCCTGCTAAGCAAAATTATATGCTAGGTTCATATGATACTACTTCATCTTTTACAAGAAACTATTATACAATCTCAGCTTCTGTAGGTAAGGTAGTTGATTTAGCTGATAATGGAGGAACATCTATAAAGCATTTTATAGGAGTAAATTATTATAATACTTATACTCCAGCTTATAATACAAATTCTGATTTTTCTTTAGAGCATAAATCTTATGCAGCTTCTGCAATATCATTTGATCTAGGTATAGGTTTAAAACAATATTTTAATGAAAATTCTTTCTTTTTCATAGGGCCTAAGATAGAACATTTTGCAAGTAATGATGCTTCTTTTTATAATGTAGTTTTAGCTGGGTCTAATAATGTCATTACTATAGATACTAAAGAAGTTAATAAGAATAGAACCTATGCTCAAATACTAGCAGGAGGTAAGGTTGATCTTAATAATGATGGTTTAGCTTTAAACTTGTCCTTAGCTGCTAAAAGTCTTATATCAAAAAGAGTATATGATAATGCTGATTCTTTTATAAGTGGACAAGTTGGGATTAGGTGGGAGTTTTAGGGGCTTGGAATTTGAGTTAAATTTTGTCTTGAGATAAATTTGAAATTAAACCTTATTTGGCCTTAGGGCGGGCAAAAGAAATCAAATCAAGTTCTAATCATTACTACGATATAGCTTTAAATTCATCTTGATAGCTATGTTGTTTTTATTAGTTGAGTTGAAATTTAAGGGATAATCAATTTGCAAGAGGTTTTTATAAGTTGATAAATCTTTGATGAATTTATAAAAATAGCTAGGCTCCTTTACATTTGCACTAAGGCTTATCAAGGAGCTTAGATACTCTTCTTTGCTATTATTTACATCCTTTTGCTGAATTTTTACATTTGAAAAATATTGTTTTGCAAAGCTTTCAAAATCTTTTATGTCAAATTCTGTACTAAATTGCGATAAGACCTTTTTGTTTTCCTCTTTCAAGTTATCAAGGTTGTTTTGAGAAAAATTTAACTTCGAATTGGTGTTTTTGTTTATCTCGCTTTGATTTATATTTTTAAGTCTGGCCACATCATAACTTTTAAAAGAGGGTATCATCAAAAACACTATAAAACACAAGCATATACAAGTAAGTATAAGCAAGTGTATAGCTATCTTAACCATGTCGAAATTTTCTAAGCTGCTATCTTTCATACATACCTTCTACAATTTTATTGATACTTACAAATTTATACCAGCCATTGCTAAGTGGATAAAAATTCACAGAATTTGTATCAAAGGTGCTTTTAAGCGGTGTTTGAACCAGGAGCAAAAACATTTCCTTGGTAGGAGTAACGCCTCTTATATCAAGCGAATTTTTGTTCATATTCATGCTTTCAAGCCGTATAGA includes:
- a CDS encoding dynamin family protein, whose product is MRIETVVSFISSYNQRYNQSFDDSLQGQLQAIFTRLNEPFMHLSSAFKKELDLLLASLSQNIKVGVVGQFSSGKSSLLNLILQRDILSTGLVPVTFKPTFLRYADTYCLRVEYMDGSDELLNIDEIHKFTDQRLSDTKEAKSLHVFAPIKLLKKLTLVDTPGLNANELDSLSTFDELSSFHALIWLSLIDNAGKKSEEDSIKANLELFSDKSICVLNQKDRLNDEDLQRIMHYSKEVFSKYFSQIIAISCKEAKDKSTYEKSNFKALLDFLENLDERSLKKSYIKTRLNKLLQILDEQFVFLDNIYDSLELILSDFESFLSSNHKHLEEKISILNQQILLNLKTVAEKISKQILANIKEKKAYYYKEKSSLLHKNCFAKHEYNLAFISSDDAFLAMFYNSDVLSKEFKKMKKAINDDFNRCKDEFNQIFSFLDEKLLLFSSRYTNIQPNSILQSDAIFSTLQSFASSLNQLFAKDFKDELFKGLLELDLFFEKLNLKAFANYENATKLSLAFFSRKINASKSLYELDSTEFSLYYPSLNEIYERVLTELNVHEFETLLINKPVMLKIYKEYIQNFKALILQKLDIIKDKKAENSKRKQWLLSVRNDFGSLL
- a CDS encoding fumarate reductase iron-sulfur subunit, whose translation is MSRKLTIRALKYNPLSKISKPHFVSYELEETPFMTVFVCLTLIREKMDADLSFDFVCRAGICGSCAMMINGVPKLACKTLTKDYADGVIELMPMPAFKHIKDLSVNTGEWFEGMCKRVESWVHNEKETDISKIEERIEPEVAEETFELDRCIECGICLASCATKLMRPNFIGATGLLRTARYLQDPHDHRTVEDFYELVGDDDGVFGCMSLLACEDNCPKDLPLQSKIAYMRRQLVAQKDK
- a CDS encoding YbgC/FadM family acyl-CoA thioesterase; this encodes MKIRVYYEDTDAGGVVYHSRYLNFCERVRSEAFFDKMPEIFDKDKGHFLVSKAECKFLKSAKLGDVLEVKSYLVELKKASLILKQEIFKDSEKIFEANFTLVFVKNSKAAAMSEDIKKAFASVFAKS
- a CDS encoding tetratricopeptide repeat protein, with the protein product MKKILCIYLLSFIFSFANDFDTALGYYNSENYSKAVPLLTFLCEDKASAKSCFLLGYMYENAQGLSKNDDLAMSYYDKACNAKLSNACFNLALLLDSKADTKNSSLNFYKACSLQHSNACKTLATFYERKKDGELALEFHKRACDLDDASSCLSMGLLYANGDLVRQDKAQAQRAYTKACDLKDAQACLVLADFYLNEKKDRSAAKRNFGISCDLGLADACKAYKDLLNDTNLSR
- a CDS encoding dynamin family protein; translation: MLEILQKIWKKHLLYLDLSSNFNDTSLLDASELAILLSANAENYERYLSLKDFEFLLSKIDLRADIYSIQLAQVMSINSIKAGFFLKDDIIKALELLKNLSKQDDMISFLKALQTKTYDKKTEFNSSFNELNKINEKLALLSKDENIKQRLKLAKDKFTNTHFVVAITGVMNAGKSSMLNALLKNEILGVSNIPETANLTVLKYDEKSRARIYFWSKKEWQSILSSLALSDFLQEESKLYIKDEAVIKDISLQELKNFSSAKNQISALIKKIELFYPLDFLKDGIEIVDTPGLDDVFVQRELVTSDFVKKSDFLIHLMNASQSLSQKDSDFLLNAISNSRNSSILLLITKADLVDDENLKEVVNYTKNTLKKRLKEHNLSEFLVEKVEFLAISSKLANAYYKGEASKEDFEKSSFAKLENYLLNHLFSSTKSSLILKSYKKELYLINKSVKEQIELENTLLKTKINSLDYDNAKLLNELRQEEKALKEAKLDIQKQLEGLEDNLAGLDNSLFLLVQKITQKLSDEMNYCLNKRQNISMQRMLSILDTTFKDGLLDLFRELKFKNLKKTEELLANLALKYKFLDANLEDKYENFKENLNQNVEEILSSQNYFAFRMDLEKAFKEKDNLKLEDKIKEAFKSFDFKNLLENFELNKDFVQFINSKLKAYESTQELKLKTLTSFDGADKIEQSQRILEQNLQNLDLLNALERELL
- a CDS encoding fumarate reductase flavoprotein subunit, which produces MNIKYSDGLVIGGGLAGLRAAIEVAKSGQSVTLLSICPVKRSHSAAVQGGMQASLGNGAKGDGDNEDLHFADTVKGSDWGCDQEVARMFAQTAPKAVRELAAWGVPWTRVTKGPRTVVINAQKTVIEEKEEAHGLINARDFGGTKKWRTCYIADATGHCMLYGVANEAIKHEVKIIDRMEAVRIMHDGKRCIGVIARDLTNGELTAFVARGTMIATGGYGRIYKQTTNAVICEGTGAAIALETGLCRLSNMEAVQFHPTPIVPSGILLTEGCRGDGGILRDVDGYRFMPDYEPEKKELASRDVVSRRMMEHIRKGKGVKSPYGDHLWLDISILGRAHIEKNLRDVQDICKTFNGIDPADEGPKGWAPVLPMQHYSMGGIRTKPTGESQWLNGLFACGEAACWDMHGFNRLGGNSCAETVVAGMIVGDYFADYCKNNGEAIDTDLVKKFLSKEYEYLKSLVEKEGKHSVFEIKNRMKEIMWDKVAIFRTGEGLKEAVDELEELYKKSLDIKVHSKDIAAANPELEEAYRVPRMLKVALCVAYGALLRTESRGAHYREDYPKRDDLNWMKRTLTYWVEGETLPKVEYDELDIMKMEMPPAFRGYGAKGNIIENPLSEKRQAEVDAIREKMEAEGKSRHEIQHALMPYELQPKYKALNQRIGVNYE